From Sphingomonas nostoxanthinifaciens, a single genomic window includes:
- the otnI gene encoding 2-oxo-tetronate isomerase: MTRLAANLTMMFQELPFLERIDAAAAAGFAAVECVMPYVAPAQSIADRLEANGVAMALFNMPPGDWAAGDRGYAANPARVDEFAVSIDTTIDYAAATGCRTVHLMAGKIPVDADRAQWTATLVANVRRAADTLEPHGISIVLEPINTRVDIPGYFYDTTAAALAVIDEVGRDSVKLLYDIYHMQIMEGDLARTIERLLPQIGHVQLADNPGRNEPGSGEINYPWLLARLDALGYDGWVGCEYKPAGDTVAGLGWATPYLHPIRDGATA, translated from the coding sequence ATGACCCGACTGGCTGCCAACCTGACCATGATGTTCCAGGAATTGCCCTTCCTCGAGCGGATCGACGCCGCCGCAGCCGCCGGCTTCGCCGCCGTCGAATGCGTGATGCCCTATGTCGCGCCCGCGCAGTCGATCGCCGATCGGCTGGAAGCGAACGGCGTCGCGATGGCGTTGTTCAACATGCCGCCGGGCGACTGGGCGGCCGGCGACCGCGGCTATGCCGCCAACCCGGCACGGGTCGACGAGTTCGCAGTGAGCATCGACACGACGATCGACTATGCGGCGGCGACCGGATGCCGCACCGTCCACCTTATGGCCGGCAAGATCCCCGTCGATGCCGATCGCGCGCAATGGACCGCGACCCTGGTCGCCAACGTCCGCCGCGCCGCCGATACGCTCGAACCGCACGGCATCTCGATCGTGCTGGAGCCGATCAACACCCGCGTCGATATCCCCGGCTATTTCTACGACACCACTGCGGCGGCGCTGGCGGTGATCGACGAGGTCGGCCGGGATAGCGTGAAACTGCTCTACGACATCTATCACATGCAGATCATGGAGGGCGATCTCGCCCGCACGATCGAGCGGTTGCTGCCGCAGATCGGGCATGTCCAGCTCGCCGACAATCCCGGCCGCAACGAGCCGGGCTCGGGTGAGATCAACTACCCTTGGCTGCTCGCGCGGCTCGACGCGCTCGGTTACGACGGCTGGGTCGGGTGCGAATATAAACCGGCGGGCGACACCGTCGCCGGTCTCGGCTGGGCCACCCCC
- a CDS encoding ThuA domain-containing protein — translation MAELELDRRDMLKGVSVIAGLAGGVPFTGAAAAAMQGGGKGWEWEPMRWVQICATDDDPGRYDKQFWLDFLRRTKTQGVCLSAGGVTAFYPTKVPFHQRSPYLGNTDMFGDLTHACKAMGIRVLGRVDPHAGHADMLAAHPDWIAHNADGTPKRHPTDPELYLTCPNGPVTFEWMPQILTEIVSTYPVDAIFGNRWAGSAGICYCPVCTREFKAASGFAIPTALGNPRDPQVRAYMLWDDEKRYAQLKLWGDTVTRIRPQAFFTPGTWGRLDPKRLRQTIRSIYADRQGRSGQNAAWLNGRSAKEAYCLMQDRPVSGIFAVGETSTPYRLMDSTQSSAEITAYLHDGLAHGFRPWMTKFKAEVFDKRWVPAVEKAYVWHAANEAYFRSTASLARVALLQSAQTQTYYAPNVPRDTGAAGPMDLSSLHAGSEDASNGFYQAMVESRIPFGIVDERQLDPEFTGPYKVIALTNAAALSDAQCRQLRAFVMNGGGLVATHESSLYDEWGTQRSNFALADLFGCDFAGKVDQRVQNSYLTVHGPDPLTVGLDDTPRIIAGTKLVHVTPRPGMGKAALTSVPSYPDLPMERVFPKTRTTDVPMVYARQVGKGRVVYFPFDLDRTFWEVASVDHLALLRNAVLWAANEPQPMAVSGAGLVDVSYWRQERSVAAHIVNLNNPMAMKGFMHEILPAGPYEVTLRLPQGTRPGRVRLLEAATDAQFRTEGDAIVVQVPRIAIHEVVAVDFA, via the coding sequence ATGGCCGAGTTGGAGCTGGATCGCCGGGATATGCTTAAGGGCGTCAGCGTGATCGCCGGATTGGCCGGCGGCGTGCCGTTCACCGGCGCCGCCGCCGCAGCCATGCAAGGTGGCGGCAAAGGATGGGAATGGGAGCCGATGCGCTGGGTGCAGATTTGCGCCACCGACGACGATCCCGGCCGCTACGACAAGCAATTCTGGCTGGATTTCCTTCGCCGCACCAAGACGCAGGGGGTCTGCCTCAGCGCCGGCGGCGTCACCGCTTTCTACCCGACCAAGGTGCCGTTTCATCAGCGCAGCCCCTATCTGGGCAATACCGATATGTTCGGCGACCTCACCCATGCCTGCAAGGCGATGGGGATCCGCGTGTTGGGCCGAGTCGACCCCCATGCCGGCCATGCCGACATGCTCGCCGCGCATCCGGACTGGATCGCGCACAATGCAGACGGCACGCCCAAGCGCCACCCGACCGACCCCGAACTCTACCTCACCTGCCCGAATGGCCCGGTGACGTTCGAGTGGATGCCGCAGATCCTGACGGAGATCGTCAGCACCTATCCGGTCGATGCGATCTTCGGCAATCGCTGGGCGGGCAGCGCCGGCATCTGCTACTGCCCGGTCTGCACGCGTGAATTCAAGGCGGCGAGCGGCTTCGCGATTCCAACCGCTCTCGGCAACCCACGCGACCCGCAGGTGCGCGCCTACATGCTGTGGGATGATGAGAAGCGTTATGCCCAGCTGAAGCTGTGGGGCGACACCGTCACCCGCATCCGTCCGCAAGCATTCTTCACGCCGGGCACGTGGGGCAGGCTCGATCCCAAGCGGCTCCGCCAGACGATCCGGTCGATCTATGCCGACCGGCAGGGGCGGAGCGGGCAGAATGCGGCATGGCTCAACGGGCGCAGCGCCAAGGAAGCCTATTGCCTGATGCAGGATCGGCCGGTCAGCGGCATCTTCGCCGTCGGCGAGACCTCGACGCCCTATCGGCTGATGGATTCGACCCAGTCGAGCGCCGAGATCACCGCCTATCTCCACGACGGGCTCGCCCACGGCTTCCGTCCATGGATGACCAAGTTCAAGGCCGAGGTGTTCGACAAACGCTGGGTGCCTGCGGTCGAAAAGGCCTATGTCTGGCACGCGGCCAACGAGGCCTATTTCCGCAGCACCGCCAGCCTGGCGCGGGTGGCGCTGCTCCAATCCGCGCAGACCCAGACCTATTATGCGCCCAACGTGCCGCGCGACACCGGAGCGGCCGGCCCGATGGATCTGTCGAGCCTCCATGCCGGATCGGAGGATGCGTCGAACGGCTTCTACCAGGCGATGGTCGAATCGCGCATTCCGTTCGGGATCGTCGACGAGCGTCAGCTCGATCCGGAGTTCACCGGCCCCTACAAGGTGATCGCGCTCACCAACGCCGCGGCCCTCTCGGATGCGCAATGCCGGCAGTTGCGCGCGTTCGTCATGAATGGCGGCGGTCTCGTCGCCACGCATGAAAGCTCGCTCTACGACGAGTGGGGCACGCAGCGGAGCAATTTCGCGCTGGCCGATCTGTTCGGCTGCGACTTTGCCGGCAAGGTCGATCAGCGCGTCCAGAACAGCTATCTGACCGTCCATGGGCCCGATCCGTTGACCGTCGGCCTCGACGACACACCGCGGATCATCGCGGGCACCAAACTGGTCCACGTCACCCCGCGTCCGGGGATGGGCAAGGCGGCGCTGACCTCGGTTCCGAGCTATCCGGATCTGCCAATGGAACGCGTTTTCCCGAAGACGCGGACGACCGACGTGCCGATGGTTTATGCGCGGCAGGTCGGCAAGGGACGGGTCGTCTACTTTCCCTTCGATCTCGATCGCACCTTCTGGGAAGTGGCGAGCGTCGATCATCTCGCCTTGCTCCGCAACGCCGTGCTGTGGGCGGCGAACGAGCCGCAACCGATGGCGGTGTCGGGCGCTGGGCTGGTCGACGTCAGCTATTGGCGACAGGAGCGGTCGGTGGCGGCGCACATCGTCAATCTCAACAATCCCATGGCGATGAAGGGCTTCATGCACGAGATACTGCCTGCCGGGCCCTATGAAGTGACGTTACGCCTGCCGCAGGGCACCCGCCCCGGACGTGTCCGCTTGCTCGAAGCGGCAACCGACGCGCAATTCCGGACCGAGGGCGATGCGATCGTCGTGCAGGTGCCGCGTATCGCGATCCATGAGGTCGTCGCGGTGGACTTCGCGTGA
- a CDS encoding L-lactate permease, with the protein MLHQLMTPIGNSIAASSAVAALPIAAVLVLLGVVRRPAWQASAVGLVIALILAVTCWTMPIGLALDCAAAGGVFALWPVMWIVFNALVLYNLSVASGQFEALRCWLVRHLPDDRRVVLVVIGFAFGCLLEGVAGFGAPIAITSALLIGLGFPALDALVFTLMFNTAPVAFGALGAPVTTLAAVTQLPDHVLGAMIGRQLPIIALFLPFYVTAVYGGVRALRGVWPVLLVAGASFGLTQFLCANFLGYALTDVLSSLACLIVTLSFCRVWKPVPDPAYALTIPADLIASARTAEARAGGALAGWLPWLVLSATVTIWIHFKINLMGRTLIQWPGLHNAVFITAYGKPYAAVWDFQPLATGSAILVASIVTAALCRQTPGDFVAAFVRSLRQVRLPALTTTLIVALAYLMNYSGMAYTLGVAVASSGLLFPFLSAFLGWLAVFLSGSDTSGNALFGNLQVVAAHKLNLNPILMAATNSSGGVMGKMISPQNISTGTVVTDLRGHEGKVLARTFKHSIALTCLLGLLVVVQQYVTPWIIPS; encoded by the coding sequence GTGCTTCATCAGCTGATGACGCCGATCGGCAACAGCATCGCGGCCTCGTCGGCCGTGGCCGCGCTGCCCATCGCCGCCGTCCTCGTGCTGCTCGGGGTCGTGCGGCGGCCCGCATGGCAGGCGTCGGCCGTGGGGCTCGTGATCGCCCTGATCCTCGCCGTCACCTGCTGGACGATGCCGATCGGTCTGGCGCTCGACTGCGCGGCGGCGGGCGGCGTGTTCGCCTTGTGGCCGGTCATGTGGATCGTCTTCAATGCGCTGGTCCTGTACAATCTCTCGGTCGCGTCCGGACAGTTCGAGGCGCTACGCTGCTGGCTGGTGCGCCATCTGCCTGACGACCGCCGCGTCGTGCTCGTCGTCATCGGCTTCGCGTTCGGCTGCCTGCTGGAGGGCGTGGCCGGCTTCGGCGCGCCGATCGCCATCACCAGCGCCCTGCTGATCGGCCTCGGCTTCCCGGCGCTCGACGCACTCGTCTTCACGTTGATGTTCAACACCGCGCCGGTGGCATTCGGCGCGCTCGGTGCGCCCGTCACGACCCTCGCCGCGGTAACGCAACTGCCCGATCACGTGCTGGGGGCGATGATCGGCCGCCAGCTGCCGATCATCGCGCTGTTCCTCCCGTTCTACGTGACTGCCGTCTACGGCGGGGTCAGGGCTTTGCGGGGCGTCTGGCCGGTATTGTTGGTCGCGGGAGCGTCGTTCGGGCTGACGCAATTCCTTTGCGCCAACTTTCTCGGTTATGCGCTGACCGACGTGCTTTCGTCGCTGGCGTGCCTGATCGTCACTTTGTCGTTCTGCAGGGTGTGGAAGCCGGTGCCGGATCCGGCCTACGCTCTGACCATACCTGCGGATCTGATCGCCTCCGCGCGGACGGCCGAGGCCAGAGCGGGCGGCGCACTTGCCGGATGGCTGCCCTGGCTGGTCCTGTCGGCCACCGTCACGATCTGGATCCACTTCAAGATCAACCTGATGGGTCGCACCCTGATCCAGTGGCCGGGCCTGCACAATGCGGTCTTCATCACCGCTTATGGCAAGCCTTATGCCGCCGTCTGGGATTTCCAGCCGCTGGCGACCGGCAGCGCGATCCTTGTCGCCTCGATCGTTACCGCGGCGCTGTGCCGGCAGACACCGGGCGATTTCGTCGCCGCGTTTGTGCGCTCGCTTCGCCAAGTGCGTCTGCCGGCGCTGACCACGACGCTGATCGTCGCGCTGGCCTATCTGATGAACTATTCAGGCATGGCCTATACGTTGGGCGTGGCGGTCGCCTCGAGCGGGCTGTTGTTTCCGTTCCTTTCGGCCTTCCTCGGCTGGCTGGCGGTGTTCCTGTCGGGCAGCGACACGTCGGGCAACGCGCTGTTCGGGAATTTGCAGGTCGTCGCCGCGCACAAGTTGAACCTCAATCCGATCCTGATGGCGGCGACCAATTCGTCGGGTGGCGTCATGGGCAAGATGATCTCGCCGCAGAATATCTCGACCGGCACCGTCGTCACCGATCTGCGCGGTCATGAGGGCAAGGTGCTCGCCCGCACCTTCAAGCACAGCATCGCGCTCACCTGCCTGCTCGGCCTGCTGGTCGTCGTTCAGCAATATGTGACGCCGTGGATCATCCCGTCATGA
- a CDS encoding glycerate kinase type-2 family protein: MSEVDVTAWDDARARSFLRELFDVAVGAADPAGVLAPHLPSSPAGRCVVVGAGKAAASMAAAVEAAWPDVPLSGTVVTPYGYGMATRRIAVREAAHPIPDENSQAAAREILAAVTGLTPDDLVLVLISGGGSSVMALPVEGVTLADKQLVNRRLLASGLDIRTMNAVRRRLSAIKGGKLALAAAPARVVTLAVSDIPGDDVSSIASGPSITDRAADIDLAAVIEKLGPGLPDNVVARLLQRGLAATADTIVPDVRLISTPYRSLEDAADAARAQGVVPVILGDDIEGESADVAAEMARMALQPVDRPTVYISGGETTVTLAGGPAGRGGRNTEFALAAINAGRGDPRLWVLAGDTDGEDGSSGGAAGAIATPDTIARAAAEGLDAGAAQRGHDSATFFAAIGDLIVTGPTRTNVNDFRAILVVPEGCAQ; the protein is encoded by the coding sequence GTGAGCGAGGTCGATGTCACCGCGTGGGACGACGCCCGCGCCCGGTCGTTCCTTCGCGAACTGTTCGATGTCGCGGTGGGCGCGGCCGACCCGGCCGGCGTGCTGGCGCCGCACCTTCCATCGTCGCCCGCCGGCCGATGCGTGGTCGTGGGCGCGGGCAAGGCCGCGGCGTCGATGGCGGCGGCGGTCGAAGCGGCATGGCCCGACGTGCCCCTCTCGGGCACGGTCGTGACTCCCTATGGCTACGGCATGGCGACACGGCGGATTGCCGTGCGCGAGGCGGCGCATCCCATTCCCGACGAGAACAGTCAGGCGGCGGCGCGCGAGATATTGGCGGCCGTGACCGGCCTGACGCCCGACGATCTCGTATTGGTCCTTATCTCCGGCGGCGGATCCTCGGTCATGGCGTTGCCGGTCGAGGGGGTGACGCTGGCGGACAAACAGCTCGTCAACCGCCGCCTGCTCGCCTCGGGCCTCGACATACGGACGATGAATGCGGTTCGTCGGCGGCTTTCGGCGATCAAGGGCGGCAAGCTCGCTTTGGCCGCCGCGCCAGCGCGGGTGGTCACGCTGGCGGTGAGCGACATTCCCGGCGACGATGTCTCGTCGATCGCCTCCGGCCCCTCAATTACGGATCGCGCGGCGGACATCGACCTCGCCGCCGTGATCGAGAAGCTCGGGCCCGGCCTGCCGGACAATGTCGTCGCGCGGCTGCTCCAGCGCGGATTGGCCGCCACGGCCGACACGATCGTGCCCGACGTGCGCCTCATCAGCACGCCGTACCGGTCGCTGGAGGATGCGGCCGATGCGGCGCGCGCGCAGGGCGTGGTGCCGGTCATCCTCGGTGACGATATCGAAGGCGAGTCCGCCGACGTCGCCGCCGAAATGGCGCGGATGGCGTTGCAGCCGGTGGATCGCCCGACCGTCTACATTTCCGGCGGCGAGACCACGGTGACGCTCGCCGGCGGCCCGGCCGGACGGGGCGGACGCAACACCGAATTCGCGCTGGCGGCGATCAATGCCGGCCGCGGCGATCCGCGCTTGTGGGTGCTGGCGGGGGACACCGATGGCGAAGACGGGTCGAGCGGGGGCGCCGCTGGCGCGATCGCCACGCCCGACACGATCGCGCGCGCTGCCGCCGAGGGGCTCGATGCCGGCGCCGCCCAGCGCGGGCACGACAGCGCGACCTTCTTCGCGGCGATCGGCGACCTGATCGTCACCGGGCCGACCCGGACCAACGTCAACGATTTCCGGGCGATCCTCGTCGTCCCCGAAGGATGCGCGCAATGA
- a CDS encoding FCD domain-containing protein, with product MTATSIKPAKLADAIAEHLQQLILEGTLQAGERLLPERELSTKLDVSRPSLREGIAKLVQRGLLTTDAQGVAHVSDQVGHTLRDPLMLLMDDPDARIDCMEFRSVVEAAAAGYAAERASEVDRTLIGEHFQAMIAAHALGDVEAIARWDAEFHFAIYEASHNLLMLHFMRSLETMLRSNVYLNRRNLFEHRASPESQLDEHRAIHDAIMARDAEAARAAAQAHMMSTLRTQRLIQESERRQAASIRRLAHKDLVAPQRGRARH from the coding sequence ATGACTGCGACGTCGATCAAGCCCGCCAAACTGGCCGACGCCATAGCCGAGCATCTTCAGCAGCTCATCCTCGAGGGTACATTGCAGGCCGGGGAGCGGCTGCTGCCCGAACGCGAGCTCTCGACCAAGCTCGACGTCTCGCGCCCGTCACTACGCGAGGGGATCGCCAAGCTCGTCCAGCGCGGCCTGCTGACGACCGATGCGCAGGGCGTCGCCCATGTCAGCGATCAGGTCGGCCACACGCTGCGCGATCCGCTGATGCTGCTGATGGACGACCCGGATGCCCGGATCGACTGCATGGAATTTCGCTCGGTGGTCGAAGCGGCCGCGGCCGGCTATGCAGCGGAGCGGGCGTCGGAAGTCGATCGGACGCTCATCGGCGAGCATTTCCAGGCAATGATCGCGGCGCATGCGCTTGGCGACGTCGAAGCGATCGCGCGATGGGATGCCGAGTTCCACTTCGCGATCTACGAGGCGAGCCACAATCTGCTGATGCTGCACTTCATGCGCAGCCTCGAGACGATGTTGCGATCCAACGTCTACCTCAACCGCAGGAACTTGTTCGAGCATCGCGCCTCACCCGAGTCGCAACTGGACGAGCATCGCGCGATCCATGATGCGATCATGGCGCGCGATGCCGAGGCGGCCCGCGCCGCCGCGCAGGCTCACATGATGTCGACGCTGCGCACGCAGCGCCTGATCCAGGAATCCGAGCGTCGGCAGGCGGCCTCGATCCGCAGGTTGGCGCACAAGGATCTGGTCGCGCCCCAGCGCGGACGTGCGCGCCACTGA
- a CDS encoding NHL repeat-containing protein, whose product MFWLPIVLAAAAVTSGPAAEAAPPAMPVLVPDAGWLKLPADMMLGDVSAVAVDAHDNLWVLHRPRSLPETDRAKAAPPVVMFDGNGHYLRGFGGPGAGYDWPTTEHSIAVDREGRVWIGGNSRGTPADDMILVFTTDGRFLRQIGKPGASQGDADTANLHAPADIFVDDHAHETYVADGYGNRRIIVFDADTGAFKRMWSAFGAPPPADPAPNPRAVGAPFVPETGDGPQGFNGVHAVELSRDGLVYVADRNDQRIQVFTRAGRYLRQTFVDRNQPSPQTASSIAFSPDVGQRIMYVSDWGNSRLLAFDRKKLALLGTIGGKGSEPGQFSGPHLIATDSRGVLYVAEVAGRRVQRLVPRR is encoded by the coding sequence ATGTTTTGGCTTCCGATCGTGCTGGCTGCAGCCGCTGTAACGAGCGGCCCCGCCGCCGAAGCGGCGCCGCCGGCGATGCCGGTCCTGGTGCCGGACGCGGGCTGGCTGAAGCTGCCCGCGGACATGATGCTCGGCGACGTCAGCGCGGTCGCAGTCGATGCCCACGACAATCTGTGGGTGCTCCATCGTCCCCGCTCTTTGCCCGAAACGGACCGGGCGAAAGCGGCGCCGCCAGTCGTGATGTTCGATGGCAACGGCCATTACCTGCGCGGCTTCGGCGGACCCGGCGCCGGCTACGACTGGCCGACGACCGAACACAGCATCGCAGTCGATCGCGAAGGCCGCGTCTGGATCGGCGGCAATTCGCGCGGCACCCCCGCCGACGACATGATCCTCGTCTTCACCACGGACGGACGCTTTCTCCGCCAGATCGGCAAGCCCGGCGCGAGCCAAGGCGATGCCGACACTGCCAACCTGCACGCCCCCGCCGACATCTTCGTCGACGATCATGCCCATGAAACCTACGTCGCCGACGGCTATGGCAATCGCCGGATCATCGTGTTCGACGCCGACACCGGCGCATTCAAGCGGATGTGGAGCGCATTCGGCGCGCCGCCGCCCGCCGACCCTGCCCCCAATCCGCGCGCGGTGGGAGCGCCGTTCGTTCCCGAGACCGGAGACGGGCCGCAGGGTTTCAATGGCGTCCATGCCGTCGAGTTGTCGCGCGACGGGCTGGTCTATGTCGCGGATCGCAACGACCAGCGCATCCAGGTCTTTACCCGCGCGGGCCGATATCTCCGCCAGACGTTCGTCGACCGCAACCAGCCGTCGCCGCAGACCGCATCGTCCATCGCCTTTTCGCCCGATGTCGGCCAGCGCATCATGTACGTGTCCGACTGGGGCAATTCGCGACTGCTTGCGTTCGACCGCAAAAAGCTGGCGCTGCTCGGCACGATCGGCGGCAAGGGCAGCGAACCCGGCCAATTTTCCGGCCCGCACCTGATCGCCACCGACAGCCGCGGCGTCCTCTACGTCGCCGAGGTGGCCGGCCGGCGCGTCCAGCGTCTCGTGCCGCGTCGCTAG
- a CDS encoding IclR family transcriptional regulator, producing MTDDADMERLGKVQSLVRAFNILDALTGFDNGATLTDLARETSLPRSTAHRLLTTMNTLRYVDFDASTNHWMIGVQAFALGNAFVQSRDLGRIGRPIMRSLMIDAGETVNIAIADVDDVAFVGQARPANGNGENTAPGRHMPMHSTASGKALLAFWEKAARDCFLASHAFERRTDLTIVEADALDAELAHIRARGFAIDDQENELGVRCVAAPVFDSKGLVRASLSISGSVARLAEPRLMMLGRTLSLAAQRMTNDIGGLLAA from the coding sequence ATGACGGACGATGCGGACATGGAGCGGCTCGGGAAGGTTCAGTCGCTCGTGCGGGCGTTCAACATCCTCGACGCGTTGACCGGCTTCGACAACGGCGCGACGTTGACCGATCTCGCGCGCGAGACCAGCCTCCCGCGATCGACCGCGCACCGGCTGCTGACCACGATGAATACGCTGCGCTACGTCGATTTCGATGCCAGCACGAACCATTGGATGATCGGGGTTCAGGCGTTCGCGCTGGGCAACGCCTTCGTTCAATCGCGCGATCTCGGCCGGATCGGGCGGCCGATCATGCGATCGCTGATGATCGATGCCGGCGAGACGGTGAATATCGCGATCGCCGACGTCGACGACGTCGCCTTCGTCGGCCAGGCTCGTCCGGCCAACGGGAACGGCGAGAATACCGCTCCGGGGCGGCATATGCCGATGCACTCCACCGCCTCCGGAAAGGCGTTGCTGGCTTTTTGGGAGAAGGCGGCGCGCGATTGCTTTCTCGCCTCGCATGCATTCGAGCGGCGGACCGACCTTACGATCGTCGAGGCCGACGCGCTCGATGCGGAACTGGCGCACATCCGCGCGCGCGGGTTTGCGATCGACGATCAGGAAAACGAGCTCGGTGTTCGCTGCGTTGCGGCGCCCGTGTTCGATTCCAAAGGACTTGTTCGCGCGTCGCTGTCCATTTCCGGGAGCGTTGCGCGGTTGGCGGAGCCGCGGTTGATGATGCTCGGGCGGACGCTGTCGCTCGCGGCGCAGCGCATGACCAACGATATCGGGGGGCTATTGGCGGCCTGA